A region of Lycium barbarum isolate Lr01 chromosome 3, ASM1917538v2, whole genome shotgun sequence DNA encodes the following proteins:
- the LOC132634195 gene encoding cytochrome B5-like protein: MDVTLVTILLGILLAVLIVIPRLLSKSNQPKKVTSNAQNKAVLSYSKAEVALHNKRTDCWIIIKDKVFDVTSYVEEHPGGDAILAHAGDDSTEGFYGPQHATRVFEMIDDFCIGDLEK, from the exons ATGGATGTAACATTGGTGACAATATTATTGGGTATCTTGTTAGCTGTGCTCATTGTCATACCTCGACTGCTCAGTAAATCTA ATCAGCCCAAAAAGGTTACATCAAATGCTCAGAACAAG GCAGTCCTATCATATAGCAAAGCCGAAGTTGCACTGCATAACAAGAGAACCGATTGCTGGATTATTATCAAAGATAAG GTGTTTGATGTTACCTCATATGTCGAAGAACACCCTGGGGGTGATGCCATCCTAGCGCATGCTGGTGATGATTCAACTGAAGGTTTTTATGG GCCACAACATGCTACACGAGTATTTGAAATGATTGATGACTTCTGCATCGGAGATCTAGAAAAATAA